The nucleotide sequence AGGGGGCGCGAGCAGCCGCCTGGCGCCGCAGGGCGCTGAAAGCCGCAGGGGGCGGGCTGCGCCGGGCCAACAGGCAACACTGACTCTTGCACGGTTATTGCTCCATTGCCAATCACATTTTGTGCATTATATTGAACAAGGCAGGCTCAGCCGAAACGCCTGCAACAATGGGCCGCAAATGCTTACGAACATTTGACACCGCCCGCATGCAGGTAGTATTTTGGTAGCTGTGCTGGCCATATATCCGGCCTGGCCGTGCGCCCCCGCGCGCGGAAAACGTAACGGAGGCAGTGTTGAATCAGATAAGTCGCAACCTGATGCTATGGGCAATAATTGTCCTGGCGATGGTCATGCTTTTCAATATGTTCCAGCAGCCGCAGGGGATAACCCAGCGGGTGCCCTACTCGGATTTTCTCAGTCAGGTGGACAACGGGCAGCTTTTGTCCGTGACCATTCAGGGCCATACGCTTACCGGCAGAACCTCTGACGGCAAGACTGTGCAATCGTATGCACCGCAGGATCTCGGTCTGGTAAACCGCCTTATTGAAAAAAAGGTCGAGGTAAAGGCCGAACCGCCTGAAGAGCAACCCTGGTATATGACCCTGCTGGTTTCGTGGTTTCCCATGCTGCTGCTCGTGGGCGTGTGGATTTTCTTTATGCGCCAGATGCAGGGGGGCGGCGGCAAGGCCATGAGCTTTGGCCGCTCGCGCGCGCGCCTGCTCAATCAGGACAGCGCCCGCGTTACCTTTGCCGACGTGGCCGGCGTTGACGAAGCCAAGGACGAACTGTCGGAAGTGGTGGAATTTCTTTCCAACCCCAAAAAGTTTACGCGTCTTGGCGGGCGCATCCCCAAGGGCGTGCTGCTCGTGGGCCCTCCCGGCACGGGTAAAACCCTGCTGGCGCGAGCCGTTGCGGGCGAGGCCGGGGTTCCCTTCTTTTCCATCTCCGGCTCTGATTTTGTTGAAATGTTTGTGGGCGTGGGCGCTTCGCGCGTGCGCGACCTCTTTGTGCAGGGCAAAAAAAACGCTCCCTGCCTCATATTTATTGACGAAATTGACGCTGTTGGCCGCCAGCGCGGCGCTGGCCTCGGCGGCGGACATGACGAACGCGAGCAGACTCTGAACCAGCTGCTGGTGGAAATGGACGGCTTTGAAAGCAACGAGGGCGTTATCCTTATTGCCGCCACCAACCGCCCCGACGTTCTTGACCCTGCCCTGCTGCGCCCTGGCCGCTTTGACCGTCAGGTTATGGTTCCCACGCCCGACCTGCGCGGCCGCCGCCGTATCCTTGAAGTGCACACCAAGCGTACGCCCCTTGCTGGCGACGTGGATCTGGAAGTGCTGGCTCGCGGTACACCGGGCTTCTCCGGCGCGGATCTGGAAAATCTGGTCAACGAGGCTGCCCTTCAGGCCGCCAAGCTCAATCAGGACCGTCTGGACATGCGCGACTTCGAGTATGCCAAGGACAAAGTTCTCATGGGTCGCGAGCGCCGCAGTCTTATCCTCTCCGAGGAAGAAAAGCGCATCACCGCCTACCATGAAGGCGGCCACGCTCTTGCGGCCCGCCTGTTGCCCGGCTCAGACCCTGTGCACAAGGTCACCATCATCCCGCGTGGCCGTGCCCTGGGCGTTACCATGCAGCTGCCGGAAGAAGACCGCCACGGCTACTCCCGCACGTTCCTGCGCAACAACCTTGTGGTGCTGCTGGGCGGTCGCGTGGCGGAAGAAATCATTTTTGAAGACATAACCACCGGCGCTTCCAACGACATCGAGCGTGTCACCCGCATGGCCCGCAAGATGGTGTGCGAATGGGGCATGAGCGAAGCCGTGGGCACGCTTGCCATCGGCGAAACCGGTGAAGAAGTATTTATCGGCCGCGAGTGGGTGCAGAATAAAAACTTCAGCGAAGACACCGCCCGTCTGGTCGACTCGGAAGTAAAGCGCATTGTGGAAGACGCGCACAGCCGCTGCCGCAAGCTGCTTGAGGAAAACCTTGACGCCCTGCACCGCATTGCCAAGGCCCTGCTTGACCGCGAGACCATCACGGGCAATGACCTTGAGCTGCTGATGAACAACCAGGAGCTGCCCCCCATGGACAGCAACGGAAAGCCAGCGACCACCAACGCCAAGGCCTCCAAAACCGCCAAACCCGGAGCGGACTTTGTCATTGAGCCCGACACCGACGCTCAGGTGGAAAAGCAACCCGACGGCGCAGCTTCTGACTCTACTGCCGGTTCAACAGAAACTGGCCGGAACAGCAGTAACGAAAATGACCGATAGCAATTGCCACGTCTCTCCTTGCGGGAGCGCAGGCTGGCATATTCTTGGGGGGCGGGCGTTAAAGACGCCCTCCCCCTTTGGCGTTATGGGCATAGTAAACCTGACGCCCGACTCCTTTTATGACGGCGGCCGCCACAACGGCCCCTTGCCCGGCATCAGCCATGCCCTGTCCCTGCTTGATCAGGGAGCGGACATTCTTGACCTTGGGGCGGAATCGTCCCGCCCAGGCGCCGCCGAGCTGCCGCCCCAGCAGGAAACGGAACGTCTGCTGCCGATCCTCGCCGGGTTGCGTCGCGCCGCTCCCGGAGCCGTGGTCTCCGTCGACACCTATCATGCAGCCACCGCAGCAACCGTGCTGAACATGGGGGCGGCCATCATCAACGATATTTCCGCCTGCGCCTTTGACCCGGCGCTGCTGGACGTGCTCGTGCAGTACAAACCCGGTTATGTGCTCATGCACAGTCAGGGGCGACCGCAAACCATGCAGCACAACCCGCAGTACACCGATGTGCGCCGCGAGGTGCTGCAGTTTTTTGAGCGCGAGATGTCGCGCCTGGTGCGAGCCGGGCTGCCGGAAAACCGCATAATTCTTGACCCCGGCATAGGCTTTGGCAAAACGCTTGAGCACAACCTTGCCCTGCTGGCACATCCCCAAGACTGGCTCTCCCTTGGGCGGCCCGTGCTTATGGCGCTTTCCATGAAATCCGTTTTTGGCGGCCTTCTGGGCCTGCCGCCGCAGCAGCGGGGTCTGGCCACCGCCACCGCCACCGCCATACTGCGCGAAAAGGGTATTTACTGGCATAGGGTGCATGATGTGGCGGCCGCCCGCCAGGCCATGACTGTGGCCATGGCGTTGCGGGCCTGCTGAATATCAACCGTCAACCTAGCGAGCCTGTCTGAATGGTGCGTTTTTTTACAACTCGCCCTTTTTTCGGCATCTTGCTGTTGACGCTGACAGTAAACCTACTATTGACTTGGGTTTTGGTCGACCGCAAACAGCAGGTCGAACGGGTCAAGCTTGAAAGCATCGCCCGAGCGCAGCGCGATGCTCTGCACAACGATCTGCACCGCCTTGTCTACAAGGTTGAAACGCTCGGCGCTCTTGCCGTGGACCCTGACGGCCATGTTGTGGAATTTGAGCGCGTGGCTGCCGCCCTGCGCGACGACAGCATCGTTCAGGCCTTTGCGCTGGCCCCCGACGGCATCATCAATGCGGTGTTTCCCTGCGACCCGGCAAACAGCATGCTTGTGGGACAGGACATGCTTTCCGACAGCCTTGGCAGCAACGAGGCCGTCAAGGCGCGCCACGCGCCCCGGCTTACCCTGGCCGGTCCGGTAACCCTGCCGGACGGGGGGTCAGCCCTTGTGGGGCGCTTGTCCCTGTATCTCAACGATGGGCAGGGCCACGCCAGATACTGGGGCACGGCCGCCATTTTTTTGCGCTTTCCCGAGGTGCTGGCCGCCTCCGACCTCTATTTGCTCGGCAACATGAACATGGCCTTTGGTCTGTGGCGCGCCTGCACCCAACCCGACAAAAAGCGCCTGATCGCCGGCAACATCGAGTCAGAAAGCGGGCCTGTCAGCATCGAAGTGCCGATAAACATCCTCAACGCCAGATGGTTCATCCGTGTTGCTTCAAACGAGGCTTGGTACACCTCGCTTGAGACATGGCTTTATGTGGCCCTGAGCATACTTCTGAGCCTGTTTCTCTCTGGTCTTGTGCAGCGAAACCATGACCTCACCGGCATCCGCACCTATCTTGAAGCAATCGCCTATCGTGACCCCCTTACAGGGGCGCTTAACAGGCGAGGACTGTTTGACGAGCTGCAGCGCCGTATAACCTCTGCGGCAAAAAGTAAATTCGTATTATATTACATTGACTTAAATAATTTTAAAGCCATCAATGACACCTATGGACATGAGGCCGGTGACCGAGTATTGCAACTCTTCACAGAGGTCGTGCGCGCGCACGCCCATCTGACCCATGTATTGGGGCGCATCGGGGGCGACGAGTTTATACTTCTGCTCAGCGGCCCCCCGGTTTCGCAACGCGACGAGGTCGCCTTTGACTGCATGCGCAAGGCTCTTGCCAATGGGTTGCCCTCGCAGAAGATTCCCGGCCCCATTACGTTCAGCATGGGACGGGCCGTATACCCTGACGATGCCCAAACAGCGGACGCCCTGCTCTCCTGTGCGGACGCCGCCATGTACCAGGAAAAGGAACGCGCAAAAAACGGCTGAGGCAGACGGACCCGCTAAACGCGGCTCTGCTCCGCACGGGATGCTCGCCCGAGCCGCCGCCTGACAAATGGAGAACATCGCTGCGCATCACTACGCATGCATGTTGCCCTGCGCTGGCATGTTGCAGTGACACCCCAGACTGTGCGCTGCGGTTGCCCGATACACATTGCTGCAAGGAACACACCGTGTTTGACCATATTGCCATAGACTGGCGCGACATTATGGACATCGCCGTGGTCAGCATCCTGCTGTACCAGGTCATCCAGATGTTGCGCGGTTCGCGGGCGCTGACAGTCCTTACGGGGCTGGGCCTGCTGACGCTGCTGTACTTTTTTTCAAACGCCCTGGGGCTCTACACCCTCACATGGCTGCTGCAGCACATCTTTAGCTCACTGTTCATCCTCATTGTGGTTATCTTTCAGGCCGACATCCGTCAGGCCCTGGGCGAGATGGGCGCACGCCCGATATTTCGACGTTCCAAGCTCAAAAACGTCGGCGTGGAAGAAGTGGTGACCGCCTGCGTCGAGATGGCCCGCCTGCGTGTGGGCGCGCTGATTGTTATCGAACGCAGCATGCGCCTTGGCGACATGATCAAACGCGAGGGTGTTCGCGTTGACGCGCAACTGTCGCGTCAGCTGCTCATGAATATCTTTTACCCCAAGGCTCCTCTGCACGACGGCGCGGTGGTTATCAGCCGAGGCAGAATAACCGCTGCCGCCTGCATACTGCCCCTGGCGGAAGCAAAAGGGCAGAATTTTGGCACACGGCATCGCGCGGCCCTGGGCATTGCCCGTGAAAGCGACGCCGTGGTGATTGTTGTTTCTGAAGAACGGGGCGAAATTTCCCTGGCGCTCAAGGGCGAGCTTATGCGGGCCCTTGACGCTGCACGTCTCAGGCAGGTGCTTGATGAAATCCTCTGATCCCTCTCGCCGCCCGCCGCATCTGCTTTCCATGCTGCTGGCGGTGTTCATAGCCGTGAGCATGTGGTACATGGTCAGCGTGCGCGACCGGCTGGAAGCGCAGATCGAAGTAAACCTGGATTATTTTGGCATTCCCGCCAATCTGGTGGTGACGGACGGTCTCATCAACAAGGCTGTTGTGCGCCTGCGCGGGCCGGAAACCCTGCTGCGCTCGGTTACGCAGCGCAAGATCATTCAGGCCGTCGACCTGTCTACCATCAAAAAAGGCACCACGGTCGTGCCCCTGTCGGCAGAGCATCTGGGGGCGGGGTTTCGAGCGTTTGAACTCATCGACGTGCAACCGCCCCGTATTGTGGTCAAGGCCGACAACCTTCAGGAGCGCAGCGTACCCGTGCGGGCCGTGGTCGATTCGCCCCTGCGCGGCGGCGCCCTGACCGTGGAAAACGTCAGCGTGACCCCGGCTACGGTGGCGTTGCGCGGGCCGGAGTCTGTCGTTACGGCCATATCAAGCGTGCCCCTGACCATCATGCTTGACCCCAAGGCCGCAGGCACAACCGTGCACCAGACCATCACCCTGGACACTCCGGGCATGGTCACGGCCAACCCGCCTTCGGTCAAGGTGCAGTACACCATCACCAGCGGCAGAACAGTGGTGTCGCGCCGCTGCAAGGTTGAGCTCGCCAAGGAAAACAGGCCCTTCTTTACCGTGGAGCCCGATGAAATCGCAGTTCTGGTAGAGGTGCCCGACGCACTGGCCAAAAACAGCCATTATCTGGGCGAGATGGACGTTTCGCTCATCACCCCCGATATTCCGCCTGGTGAGAGCGTCAAGGTGCCCCTGCGCTTTAAGCTGCCGGAGGGCATGACTCTCTTGAACCCCGTTACAGAAGAAGTTACGGTAACAAGAAAAAAGAAATAGATTGTCACCTCGCGGCAGGGGCATTACGGTCCCGCCCGATGGCTGCAAACTGCCGTTGCGCCCTGTGGCGATTACTGCGGCACAAAAACAAAGCGCTGCCCCGGCACCTTGATGCAAGCGTGAAAGCGCAGCGTGAACGCATACTCAGGCAAGGAGATTTCATGGCTGAGCGTCTTTTTGGCACAGACGGGCTGCGCGGCACGGTCAATACCGCCCCCATGACCGTGGATGTGGCCCTGCGGCTTGGTCTGGCGGCGGGCGTGCGCTTTCGGCGCGGCGACCACCAGCACAAGGTGGTTATCGGCAAGGATACGCGCCTTTCGGGCTACATGTTTGAATCAGCGCTTACCGCTGGCCTGTGCGCCGCAGGCATGCACGTCATCACGACCGGCCCCCTGCCCACACCGGCCATATCCTTTCTGACCCGCAGCATGCGGGCTGACCTTGGCGTGGTTATCTCCGCCTCGCACAACCCCTTTCATGACAACGGCATAAAATTTTTTGACGCCGAGGGGTACAAGCTGCCCGACATGACGGAAGACGAAATCTCCGCCATGGTGCTTGATGCCGACTTCAAGTGGCCTTACCCCGAAGCGCGCGGCGTGGGCCGCGCCATCAAGATTGAAGACGCCGGGGGCCGCTACATCGTCTACACCAAAAGCTGCTTCCCCACGCAGCTGACGCTCTCGGGGCTGCGCATCGTGGTTGACTGCGCCAACGGGGCCAGCTACAAGGTTGCCCCTCTGGCCCTTGAAGAGCTCGGCGCCGAGGTGTTTCGCATCGGCACCACCCCCGACGGAACCAACATCAACGAGCACTGCGGCTCGCTCTACCCCGAGCTGGTGGCGGCCAAGGTGCGCGAGGTGCGGGCCGACGTGGGCCTG is from Desulfovibrio desulfuricans and encodes:
- the glmM gene encoding phosphoglucosamine mutase encodes the protein MAERLFGTDGLRGTVNTAPMTVDVALRLGLAAGVRFRRGDHQHKVVIGKDTRLSGYMFESALTAGLCAAGMHVITTGPLPTPAISFLTRSMRADLGVVISASHNPFHDNGIKFFDAEGYKLPDMTEDEISAMVLDADFKWPYPEARGVGRAIKIEDAGGRYIVYTKSCFPTQLTLSGLRIVVDCANGASYKVAPLALEELGAEVFRIGTTPDGTNINEHCGSLYPELVAAKVREVRADVGLALDGDADRLIVVDEHGNIIDGDQLMAMCAQAMMARGELPGNLLVATAMSNMALEIFMKDHGGSLLRTKVGDRYVMEAMRREGAMLGGEQSGHLIFHKYSTTGDGLLAALQILRIMREKDKPLSELAGRLQPFPQKLINVRVEKRLPFEERPAIGEAVAKVEVELAGRGRVLLRYSGTESLCRVMVEGENPDKVKTFAEDLAVVVERELR
- the ftsH gene encoding ATP-dependent zinc metalloprotease FtsH — encoded protein: MNQISRNLMLWAIIVLAMVMLFNMFQQPQGITQRVPYSDFLSQVDNGQLLSVTIQGHTLTGRTSDGKTVQSYAPQDLGLVNRLIEKKVEVKAEPPEEQPWYMTLLVSWFPMLLLVGVWIFFMRQMQGGGGKAMSFGRSRARLLNQDSARVTFADVAGVDEAKDELSEVVEFLSNPKKFTRLGGRIPKGVLLVGPPGTGKTLLARAVAGEAGVPFFSISGSDFVEMFVGVGASRVRDLFVQGKKNAPCLIFIDEIDAVGRQRGAGLGGGHDEREQTLNQLLVEMDGFESNEGVILIAATNRPDVLDPALLRPGRFDRQVMVPTPDLRGRRRILEVHTKRTPLAGDVDLEVLARGTPGFSGADLENLVNEAALQAAKLNQDRLDMRDFEYAKDKVLMGRERRSLILSEEEKRITAYHEGGHALAARLLPGSDPVHKVTIIPRGRALGVTMQLPEEDRHGYSRTFLRNNLVVLLGGRVAEEIIFEDITTGASNDIERVTRMARKMVCEWGMSEAVGTLAIGETGEEVFIGREWVQNKNFSEDTARLVDSEVKRIVEDAHSRCRKLLEENLDALHRIAKALLDRETITGNDLELLMNNQELPPMDSNGKPATTNAKASKTAKPGADFVIEPDTDAQVEKQPDGAASDSTAGSTETGRNSSNENDR
- the folP gene encoding dihydropteroate synthase encodes the protein MTDSNCHVSPCGSAGWHILGGRALKTPSPFGVMGIVNLTPDSFYDGGRHNGPLPGISHALSLLDQGADILDLGAESSRPGAAELPPQQETERLLPILAGLRRAAPGAVVSVDTYHAATAATVLNMGAAIINDISACAFDPALLDVLVQYKPGYVLMHSQGRPQTMQHNPQYTDVRREVLQFFEREMSRLVRAGLPENRIILDPGIGFGKTLEHNLALLAHPQDWLSLGRPVLMALSMKSVFGGLLGLPPQQRGLATATATAILREKGIYWHRVHDVAAARQAMTVAMALRAC
- a CDS encoding GGDEF domain-containing protein, which translates into the protein MVDRKQQVERVKLESIARAQRDALHNDLHRLVYKVETLGALAVDPDGHVVEFERVAAALRDDSIVQAFALAPDGIINAVFPCDPANSMLVGQDMLSDSLGSNEAVKARHAPRLTLAGPVTLPDGGSALVGRLSLYLNDGQGHARYWGTAAIFLRFPEVLAASDLYLLGNMNMAFGLWRACTQPDKKRLIAGNIESESGPVSIEVPINILNARWFIRVASNEAWYTSLETWLYVALSILLSLFLSGLVQRNHDLTGIRTYLEAIAYRDPLTGALNRRGLFDELQRRITSAAKSKFVLYYIDLNNFKAINDTYGHEAGDRVLQLFTEVVRAHAHLTHVLGRIGGDEFILLLSGPPVSQRDEVAFDCMRKALANGLPSQKIPGPITFSMGRAVYPDDAQTADALLSCADAAMYQEKERAKNG
- a CDS encoding CdaR family protein produces the protein MKSSDPSRRPPHLLSMLLAVFIAVSMWYMVSVRDRLEAQIEVNLDYFGIPANLVVTDGLINKAVVRLRGPETLLRSVTQRKIIQAVDLSTIKKGTTVVPLSAEHLGAGFRAFELIDVQPPRIVVKADNLQERSVPVRAVVDSPLRGGALTVENVSVTPATVALRGPESVVTAISSVPLTIMLDPKAAGTTVHQTITLDTPGMVTANPPSVKVQYTITSGRTVVSRRCKVELAKENRPFFTVEPDEIAVLVEVPDALAKNSHYLGEMDVSLITPDIPPGESVKVPLRFKLPEGMTLLNPVTEEVTVTRKKK
- the cdaA gene encoding diadenylate cyclase CdaA, with the protein product MFDHIAIDWRDIMDIAVVSILLYQVIQMLRGSRALTVLTGLGLLTLLYFFSNALGLYTLTWLLQHIFSSLFILIVVIFQADIRQALGEMGARPIFRRSKLKNVGVEEVVTACVEMARLRVGALIVIERSMRLGDMIKREGVRVDAQLSRQLLMNIFYPKAPLHDGAVVISRGRITAAACILPLAEAKGQNFGTRHRAALGIARESDAVVIVVSEERGEISLALKGELMRALDAARLRQVLDEIL